In Verrucomicrobiota bacterium, one DNA window encodes the following:
- a CDS encoding quinone-dependent dihydroorotate dehydrogenase, with the protein MKSDASSATLRLPLGLRLAAATYPLLRSLLFRWDAETAHVQTLRWLSLAGKTGLLRSPRRLPGRPVECMGLTFPNPVGLAAGLDKDAEAVEGFGAMGFGFLEVGTLTPQPQAGNPPPRLFRLLPEEAIINRMGFNNHGVDAAVARLQRHRYTGVLGVNIGKNKATPNEQAFHDYLYCLEAAHPVADYLAVNFSSPNTPGLRELQGREALLRLVGGLRKRLDALNQSSQRSVPLAVKIAPDLSDDEIATVAHALKEAGADGVIATNTTLAREAISGNPLSGEAGGLSGRPLTERATEVIACLRHHLGPDFPLIGVGGILNGSDARAKQEAGAHLIQLYTGFIYRGAALVKDCLHHLA; encoded by the coding sequence ATGAAATCTGACGCCTCCTCTGCCACCTTGCGCCTGCCTCTCGGGCTGCGTCTGGCAGCCGCCACCTACCCTCTCCTCCGCTCCTTGCTCTTCCGCTGGGACGCGGAAACCGCGCACGTCCAGACCCTCCGCTGGCTCTCCCTGGCCGGGAAAACCGGCCTGCTTCGCTCGCCTCGCAGGCTCCCGGGCCGACCCGTCGAATGCATGGGCCTGACCTTCCCGAACCCCGTGGGCCTGGCCGCCGGCTTGGACAAAGATGCGGAAGCCGTAGAAGGCTTTGGCGCGATGGGCTTTGGCTTCCTTGAGGTCGGCACCCTCACTCCCCAGCCTCAAGCAGGCAATCCCCCGCCCCGCCTCTTCCGCCTCCTTCCCGAAGAGGCCATCATCAACCGGATGGGCTTCAACAACCACGGAGTGGACGCGGCAGTCGCTCGTCTCCAAAGGCACCGCTACACCGGCGTCCTCGGGGTCAACATCGGCAAGAACAAAGCCACTCCCAACGAGCAAGCCTTCCATGATTACCTCTACTGCTTGGAGGCGGCCCACCCCGTGGCTGATTACCTGGCAGTCAACTTCTCCTCGCCCAACACCCCAGGCCTGCGCGAACTGCAAGGTCGCGAGGCCCTGCTCCGGCTGGTCGGCGGACTGCGCAAACGCCTCGACGCCCTCAACCAAAGCTCCCAGCGCTCGGTCCCCTTGGCGGTCAAAATCGCGCCCGACCTGAGCGATGACGAGATCGCGACCGTCGCCCACGCCCTCAAGGAAGCCGGCGCGGACGGCGTCATCGCCACCAACACCACCCTCGCCCGAGAGGCCATCTCGGGGAACCCGCTGAGCGGCGAGGCGGGTGGACTGAGCGGCCGACCCCTGACCGAACGCGCCACCGAAGTCATCGCCTGCCTCCGCCACCACCTCGGCCCGGACTTCCCCCTCATCGGCGTCGGAGGCATCCTGAATGGTTCCGATGCCCGGGCCAAACAAGAGGCCGGGGCCCATCTGATCCAACTCTACACCGGATTCATCTACCGCGGGGCAGCCCTCGTCAAAGACTGCCTCCATCACCTGGCTTGA
- the purC gene encoding phosphoribosylaminoimidazolesuccinocarboxamide synthase, with the protein MEAIYEGKAKRLFATDHPHELLMEFKNDATAFDGKKKAEFEEKGLLNTAISLLIFELLGKRGIEHHLVRSVDETRVIVKKVEILLVEVIVRNVAAGGFSRKYGVEEGRPFSAPTVEFSYKSDELGDPLLNDDHIRELGLATAEDLAFLREAALRVNEILSELFAKAGLRLVDFKLEFGRLAEDPSRMVLADEISPDGCRLWDLETNEKMDKDRFRRDLGGVMESYREVLRRLQTVLKDGTAS; encoded by the coding sequence ATGGAGGCCATCTACGAAGGGAAAGCCAAGCGCTTGTTCGCGACCGACCACCCCCACGAACTCCTGATGGAGTTCAAGAACGATGCCACGGCCTTCGATGGGAAGAAAAAGGCCGAGTTCGAGGAGAAGGGCCTCCTCAACACCGCCATCAGTCTCCTGATTTTTGAGCTTTTGGGAAAGCGCGGAATCGAACACCACTTGGTCCGCTCGGTCGATGAGACGCGGGTCATCGTGAAGAAGGTCGAGATCCTTCTGGTGGAGGTCATCGTGCGGAATGTGGCGGCGGGCGGCTTCAGCCGGAAATATGGCGTGGAAGAGGGCAGGCCTTTCTCCGCGCCCACGGTGGAATTTTCCTACAAGAGCGATGAGTTGGGCGATCCCCTTCTCAATGACGATCACATTCGCGAGCTGGGCCTGGCCACGGCGGAGGATTTGGCTTTTCTGCGCGAGGCGGCTCTGCGAGTGAACGAGATTTTAAGCGAGCTTTTTGCCAAGGCGGGCCTGCGGCTGGTCGATTTCAAGCTGGAGTTTGGTCGCTTGGCTGAGGATCCATCCCGAATGGTGTTGGCGGACGAGATCAGCCCGGATGGTTGCCGCCTGTGGGACTTGGAAACCAATGAGAAGATGGACAAGGACCGCTTCCGACGCGATCTCGGCGGGGTCATGGAAAGCTACCGCGAGGTGCTTCGTCGCCTGCAAACCGTGTTAAAGGATGGAACTGCGAGTTGA